A genome region from Ignavibacteria bacterium includes the following:
- a CDS encoding GDP-L-fucose synthase, with amino-acid sequence MKSKKIYIAGHRGMVGSAIRRKFVSEGYDNIVTRTSSELNLIRQDKVEEFFEKERPEEVVVAAAKVGGILANNTFRAQFIYENLMIESNIIHAAHKYGAKKLLFLGSSCIYPKMAPQPMKEEMLLTGPLEYTNEPYAIAKIAGIKLCESYYRQYGSNFISVMPTNLYGPFDNYDLKTSHVLPALIRKFHESKAGNKDEVEVWGTGTPKREFLYVDDLADACYYVMQKVEAKDLYENGISHINIGTGEDLTIAELVSTIAEVIGFKGKIKYDSTKPDGTPRKLMDISRLHGMGWHHTTGLKEGIGKAYNWFLENVAERV; translated from the coding sequence ATGAAGAGCAAGAAGATCTATATTGCAGGGCACCGCGGCATGGTGGGTTCGGCAATCCGCAGGAAGTTTGTTTCAGAAGGCTATGATAACATTGTTACCAGGACTTCCAGTGAGCTTAATCTTATAAGGCAGGATAAAGTTGAGGAGTTTTTTGAGAAGGAAAGGCCCGAAGAGGTTGTGGTTGCGGCGGCAAAAGTGGGAGGAATACTTGCCAACAACACTTTCCGCGCGCAGTTTATTTATGAGAACCTCATGATTGAGAGTAATATTATTCATGCGGCACATAAGTACGGGGCTAAAAAGCTTCTATTCCTGGGAAGTTCGTGCATTTATCCCAAGATGGCGCCTCAGCCTATGAAGGAGGAGATGCTTCTTACGGGTCCTCTTGAGTATACAAATGAGCCTTACGCGATAGCCAAGATTGCGGGCATAAAGTTGTGCGAGAGCTATTACAGGCAGTACGGATCTAATTTCATATCGGTTATGCCGACGAACCTGTACGGTCCTTTTGACAATTATGACCTGAAGACCTCTCATGTTCTTCCGGCCCTCATCCGCAAGTTCCACGAGTCAAAGGCGGGTAATAAGGATGAGGTGGAAGTATGGGGCACGGGAACGCCGAAGAGAGAATTTCTTTATGTTGACGACCTGGCAGACGCGTGTTATTACGTGATGCAGAAGGTGGAGGCAAAGGATCTCTATGAGAATGGGATCTCGCACATAAACATAGGCACGGGAGAGGATCTGACGATTGCAGAGTTAGTCTCCACAATTGCAGAGGTTATAGGGTTTAAGGGCAAAATAAAATATGATTCCACCAAGCCCGACGGAACACCCAGGAAGTTGATGGATATTTCCCGTTTGCACGGGATGGGATGGCACCACACCACCGGGCTGAAGGAAGGGATTGGGAAAGCTTATAATTGGTTTTTGGAGAATGTGGCCGAGAGGGTTTAG
- a CDS encoding DUF4433 domain-containing protein, whose product MPGQRPKIVKLYRIVHIDNMEYLLSHGMFTRTHQKAEPGYINIGDSNLIQQRNNYPVGINPPGGYLGDYIPFYFGPLSPMLLNIKTGYRGITMRPQSEIVYVCCKLDDVVQQCGEWCFTDGHAKNLITKFYNDLSNIDEVDWDMVSARYWQPQQSDYDRMRRKQAEFLVKDYVPVSCIRAIVVFNSEKSKVLEEIINRLGLNITVVINPNNQFYY is encoded by the coding sequence ATGCCCGGACAAAGGCCCAAAATTGTTAAATTATACAGAATAGTCCATATAGATAATATGGAGTATTTACTTAGCCATGGAATGTTTACCCGTACACATCAAAAAGCAGAACCAGGCTATATAAATATTGGAGACAGTAATCTTATTCAACAGCGGAACAACTATCCTGTAGGAATTAACCCTCCCGGGGGATATTTGGGAGATTACATCCCTTTCTATTTCGGGCCGTTATCTCCTATGTTATTAAATATAAAGACGGGATACAGAGGGATTACAATGCGCCCGCAAAGTGAGATTGTATATGTTTGCTGCAAACTTGATGATGTAGTGCAGCAATGCGGGGAATGGTGCTTTACAGATGGACATGCCAAGAATTTAATTACTAAGTTTTATAACGATCTCTCCAATATTGATGAGGTAGACTGGGATATGGTTTCTGCCCGTTATTGGCAGCCGCAACAATCAGATTATGACAGGATGCGAAGAAAACAGGCGGAATTTTTAGTCAAAGATTATGTCCCTGTATCCTGTATCAGGGCAATTGTAGTTTTTAATAGTGAAAAATCTAAAGTACTTGAGGAAATTATTAACCGTCTTGGACTAAATATTACCGTTGTTATAAATCCTAATAATCAGTTTTATTATTAA
- a CDS encoding MarR family transcriptional regulator — MEQLKKKPIPSDFNPPLKDRSRQAQAMADLTFDLVKEYTNMELDFAERNGLTPAEFKLLCYFRNAEAVSIKDLVREMKLTPGRITHIITSLEAKKLITRSINPDDRRGINVFLTGKSQPLIRDLNAMCLDMHSCVLEKYEAADTECVSGIIRELIERMRGKN; from the coding sequence ATGGAACAACTTAAAAAAAAACCAATCCCATCTGACTTTAACCCCCCATTAAAGGACAGAAGCCGGCAGGCGCAGGCAATGGCCGACCTGACGTTTGATCTCGTTAAAGAATACACGAATATGGAGCTGGATTTTGCCGAAAGGAACGGTCTTACTCCCGCAGAATTTAAGCTTCTCTGTTATTTCAGGAATGCAGAGGCTGTAAGTATAAAGGATCTGGTGCGGGAGATGAAGCTTACGCCGGGCAGAATAACGCATATAATTACCTCACTGGAGGCGAAGAAGCTGATAACGAGGAGTATTAATCCCGATGACCGCCGGGGTATTAATGTATTTCTGACGGGTAAGAGTCAGCCTTTAATCAGGGATCTGAATGCGATGTGTCTGGATATGCACTCGTGTGTGCTGGAGAAGTATGAAGCCGCGGATACGGAGTGCGTTTCGGGAATAATTCGGGAGTTAATTGAGAGGATGAGGGGGAAGAATTAG
- the uvrB gene encoding excinuclease ABC subunit UvrB: protein MKKFELVSSYKPSGDQPEAIRQLTEGIRRGEKDQILLGVTGSGKTYTISNVIKEINKPTLIISHNKTLAAQLYSEFKSFFPNNAVEFFISYYDYYQPEAYVVKSDLYIEKDFSINEEIDRLRLKATTALIEGRQDVIIVASVSCIYGIGAPQEYANQMIFIDKTKELPRKRLMRRLIDIYYERNDADFTRGTFRARGDVVEIIPAYETEEAIRVEYWGDDIEKISIIDPLTGDIKREIESIAVYPAKHFVSTKEQVTRAIVTIEDELRERLKYFNSQEKYLEAQRLEQRTRFDIEMIKEIGYCSGIENYSRHMDGRPEGSRPYCLFDYFPKDFLLVIDESHVTIPQVRGMYNGDRARKEVLVEYGFRLPSALDNRPLKFDEFLQLTNQVIYVSATPADYELERTGGAFVEQIIRPTGLLDPEIEVRPVKNQIDDLIGEIRIRVEKKERVLVTTLTKKMAEDLTDYLDRIGIQVRYIHSDIDALERVEIVRDLRLGDFDVLVGVNLLREGLDLPEVSLVAIIDADKEGFLRSERSLMQTAGRTARNANGKVIMYADVITASMRKTINETNRRRKIQMAYNKEHGITPKTIFKSVEEIMNSTSIADVRKKEEEKSDFSFSKVAEPVIKYMTPDQKQDLVEQLTTQMIEAAKDLEFERAAAIRDEIDRLKKMIK from the coding sequence ATGAAAAAATTCGAACTAGTCTCAAGCTATAAACCCTCCGGCGACCAGCCCGAGGCTATCCGCCAGCTCACTGAAGGCATCCGCCGCGGCGAAAAGGACCAGATCCTCCTCGGCGTTACCGGAAGCGGCAAAACATATACTATATCTAACGTTATTAAGGAGATCAATAAACCAACCCTTATTATCTCCCATAACAAAACCCTTGCCGCTCAGCTCTACTCCGAATTCAAATCCTTCTTCCCCAATAACGCCGTCGAATTCTTTATCAGCTACTACGACTACTACCAGCCCGAGGCTTACGTCGTTAAAAGCGACTTATATATAGAAAAGGACTTCTCCATCAACGAGGAAATCGACCGCCTGCGCCTTAAGGCCACTACAGCTCTCATCGAAGGCCGCCAGGACGTCATTATCGTCGCCAGCGTCAGCTGCATCTACGGCATCGGCGCCCCGCAGGAATACGCTAACCAGATGATCTTTATTGATAAAACCAAGGAACTCCCGCGCAAACGCCTCATGCGCCGGCTCATTGATATCTATTATGAACGCAACGATGCCGACTTCACACGCGGTACCTTCCGCGCCCGCGGCGACGTCGTCGAAATTATCCCCGCTTACGAGACCGAGGAGGCTATACGCGTCGAATACTGGGGCGACGATATAGAAAAAATATCCATTATCGACCCCCTTACAGGCGACATTAAACGCGAGATCGAATCAATTGCGGTCTACCCCGCAAAACACTTCGTCTCCACTAAGGAACAGGTCACCCGCGCCATCGTAACTATTGAAGATGAGCTCCGCGAACGCTTAAAATACTTCAACTCGCAGGAAAAATACCTCGAAGCCCAGCGCCTCGAACAGCGCACCCGCTTCGATATAGAAATGATCAAGGAAATTGGCTACTGCTCCGGCATAGAAAACTATTCGCGCCATATGGACGGACGCCCCGAAGGCTCCCGCCCTTACTGCCTTTTCGACTATTTCCCCAAGGATTTCCTCCTCGTAATCGACGAGTCGCACGTTACCATACCCCAGGTCCGCGGCATGTATAACGGCGACCGCGCCCGCAAGGAGGTCCTCGTCGAATACGGCTTCCGCCTCCCCTCGGCGCTCGATAACCGCCCGCTCAAATTTGACGAATTCCTCCAGCTCACTAACCAGGTCATCTACGTCAGCGCTACCCCCGCCGATTACGAACTCGAACGCACCGGCGGCGCTTTCGTCGAACAGATCATACGCCCTACGGGACTCCTGGACCCTGAAATCGAAGTCCGCCCGGTTAAAAACCAGATCGACGACCTCATAGGCGAGATCCGCATCCGCGTGGAAAAAAAGGAAAGAGTCCTCGTTACCACTCTTACAAAAAAGATGGCTGAGGACCTGACAGATTACCTCGACCGCATCGGCATCCAGGTGCGCTATATCCATAGCGATATAGATGCATTGGAAAGGGTGGAAATTGTGCGCGACCTGCGCCTGGGCGATTTCGACGTCCTCGTGGGTGTAAACCTCCTCCGTGAAGGACTCGATCTTCCCGAAGTCTCCCTAGTTGCAATAATCGACGCCGACAAAGAAGGCTTCTTAAGAAGCGAACGCTCCTTGATGCAGACTGCCGGCCGTACCGCGCGTAACGCGAACGGAAAAGTTATAATGTATGCCGACGTAATAACCGCCTCAATGCGCAAAACGATAAATGAGACGAACCGCCGCCGCAAGATCCAGATGGCATATAATAAAGAGCATGGAATAACGCCCAAAACCATATTCAAGAGCGTCGAAGAGATCATGAATTCAACATCAATTGCCGATGTAAGAAAGAAAGAAGAAGAAAAATCCGATTTCTCATTCAGCAAAGTAGCCGAACCGGTAATAAAATACATGACACCCGATCAGAAGCAGGACCTGGTAGAACAGTTAACCACGCAGATGATAGAAGCCGCCAAAGATTTAGAATTCGAGCGTGCCGCCGCCATCCGCGACGAAATCGACCGCCTGAAAAAAATGATAAAATAA
- a CDS encoding macro domain-containing protein: MKFVTGNLLEAKTQALVNTVNTVGVMGKGIALQFKEAFPENFRIYAEACKKKELVPGKLLVVKETKLDGEKIIINFPTKTEWFLKSKYEYVEEGLKALVKVIEDYKIYSISIPPLGCGNGGLQWSKVKPLIEKYLGHLQDVDIQIYEPSQEIKALLKSHAQTREVSLTPARAMLLYSMFYYETLGENSSLFVANKLAYFLQRLGDKNFSKLKFQASHYGPYSVQVEHMLHNLNGKYIKGLEQMNVKPFETLELQYDRTKEVSDYIRRELSQEQKTRLKNLIALIEGFQSALSLEVLATVDFVRKDKPDLQPDDIIKVINDWSVRKQKLFQERYVYIAFNHLHNYANKFHLI; this comes from the coding sequence ATGAAATTTGTAACAGGAAACCTTTTAGAAGCTAAAACACAGGCCCTTGTCAATACAGTAAATACTGTGGGCGTAATGGGCAAGGGAATAGCTCTTCAATTTAAGGAGGCATTTCCTGAGAACTTCAGGATTTATGCCGAGGCATGCAAGAAAAAAGAGTTAGTTCCCGGCAAATTACTAGTAGTTAAGGAAACAAAACTGGATGGTGAAAAAATAATCATTAATTTTCCGACCAAGACAGAATGGTTTCTGAAATCGAAGTATGAATACGTTGAAGAGGGCCTAAAAGCGCTTGTTAAAGTAATTGAAGATTATAAAATTTATAGTATTTCCATTCCTCCTTTAGGCTGCGGCAATGGAGGGCTGCAATGGAGTAAAGTAAAGCCTTTGATAGAAAAATATCTTGGACATTTACAAGATGTAGATATACAAATATATGAGCCCAGCCAGGAGATTAAAGCACTTTTGAAGTCGCATGCGCAAACCAGAGAAGTTAGTTTAACACCGGCACGGGCAATGCTTTTATATTCAATGTTCTATTATGAGACATTGGGTGAGAACAGCAGTTTATTTGTAGCTAATAAGCTTGCATATTTTCTGCAAAGGCTGGGAGATAAAAACTTCAGCAAACTTAAGTTTCAAGCCAGCCATTATGGGCCTTATAGTGTACAGGTTGAACATATGCTTCATAATCTTAATGGAAAGTATATTAAAGGTTTGGAACAGATGAATGTTAAGCCTTTTGAAACACTTGAATTACAATATGATAGGACAAAGGAAGTAAGCGACTACATAAGGAGAGAGCTTTCTCAGGAACAAAAAACGAGGTTAAAGAATCTTATAGCTTTAATTGAGGGGTTTCAATCGGCTTTATCTCTTGAAGTACTTGCGACCGTTGATTTTGTCCGGAAAGATAAGCCCGATCTTCAGCCAGATGATATTATAAAGGTAATTAATGATTGGTCGGTGAGAAAGCAGAAACTCTTCCAGGAAAGGTATGTTTATATTGCTTTCAATCATTTACATAATTATGCTAATAAATTCCATCTGATTTAA
- the wecB gene encoding UDP-N-acetylglucosamine 2-epimerase (non-hydrolyzing) encodes MKKIISVVGARPNFMKVAPLHKALKKYNGQIEHLICHTGQHYDEKMSKIFFSDLELPVPHFYLGVGSGSHAEQTARVMVEFEKVLLEEKPDLVIVVGDVNSTIACSLVASKLHIKVAHVEAGLRSFDRHMPEEINRLLTDAISDFLFVTEKSGLENLMREGVSESKVFFTGNVMIDSLVNYLPKAESSDIIACHNLEKGNYILVTLHRPSNVDSKDYLEELIHLLNTVSEKRKVIFPIHPRTKNNMHRFGLNNTLSSNVILTDPIGYIDFLALTKNAELIITDSGGIQEESTYLGVQCITVRNNTERPVTVEVGTNQLIGTDLEKVEKAALEVLCGQKKQGNIPDLWDGRAAERIAQILIEQLKN; translated from the coding sequence TTGAAGAAGATCATATCAGTAGTAGGCGCAAGGCCCAATTTCATGAAAGTAGCACCGCTCCATAAAGCACTTAAGAAATATAACGGACAAATAGAACACCTGATCTGCCATACGGGACAGCATTACGACGAAAAGATGTCGAAAATATTCTTCAGCGACCTGGAGCTCCCCGTTCCTCACTTCTACCTCGGCGTCGGCTCCGGAAGCCATGCAGAACAGACAGCCCGCGTAATGGTGGAATTCGAAAAAGTGCTCCTTGAGGAAAAACCCGACCTCGTTATCGTTGTAGGCGACGTAAACTCAACCATTGCATGCAGCCTTGTGGCCTCCAAGCTCCACATTAAAGTAGCCCACGTGGAGGCCGGCTTAAGAAGCTTCGACCGCCATATGCCCGAGGAAATAAACCGCCTCCTTACAGACGCCATATCCGACTTCCTCTTCGTAACCGAAAAAAGCGGACTGGAAAACCTCATGCGCGAAGGAGTTTCAGAAAGCAAGGTCTTCTTCACCGGCAACGTAATGATAGACAGCCTCGTAAACTACCTTCCCAAAGCCGAGTCTTCAGACATAATTGCATGCCATAACCTGGAGAAGGGGAATTACATCCTCGTCACGCTTCATCGCCCGAGCAACGTCGATTCAAAAGACTACCTGGAAGAACTCATTCACCTTTTGAATACAGTATCAGAAAAGAGGAAAGTAATATTCCCAATTCATCCCAGGACAAAAAACAACATGCACCGCTTCGGACTAAATAACACATTAAGCAGTAATGTAATCCTTACAGATCCCATAGGCTACATAGATTTCCTAGCCTTAACAAAAAATGCGGAGCTTATAATAACAGACAGTGGCGGCATACAGGAAGAGTCGACATACCTGGGAGTCCAGTGCATAACAGTAAGAAATAATACAGAAAGGCCGGTTACAGTAGAAGTAGGCACAAACCAGCTCATAGGCACGGACCTTGAAAAAGTAGAAAAGGCCGCTCTCGAAGTCCTCTGCGGCCAAAAAAAGCAGGGTAACATTCCTGATCTCTGGGACGGCCGCGCCGCCGAAAGAATCGCCCAAATCCTCATAGAACAATTAAAAAATTAA